Part of the Kitasatospora sp. NBC_01266 genome, TCGCCGCCGGCGTCGGGGCGGGTGTGGTCTGGCAGTTCGTCACTTTCCTGATCGTCTCGGTCGCCATGCTGGTGGCGGTCCGACCGATCGTCTATCGCAAGCTCGACCGGGGGCCGCGGGTCCGGATGGGGATCGAGGCACTGCAGGGGGCTCGGGCGACCGTGCAGGAGCGGGTGGACCACGAAGGCGGGCGGATCAAGCTCAACGGCGAGATCTGGTCGGCCCGGGCACTGCACCCGGACCGCG contains:
- a CDS encoding NfeD family protein, with protein sequence MDSWVWWLLVAVVLGIPLVITVLPEFGLFALGAVGAAIAAGVGAGVVWQFVTFLIVSVAMLVAVRPIVYRKLDRGPRVRMGIEALQGARATVQERVDHEGGRIKLNGEIWSARALHPDRVYEPGQQVDVVEIQGATALVD